A part of Acidobacteriota bacterium genomic DNA contains:
- a CDS encoding type II secretion system protein GspG codes for MNNRGLTLVELLVALVIIMLVSAIAIINIISTIEKARQKATMSDMRTISRALETYNIDNGYYPRNGLNMEELREVLVPYSSSVLPVEDAWRNPFSYSTNVVDSYTLISYGKDGIDGDDISYETRFDFDKDIVMYNGTFMARPVE; via the coding sequence ATGAATAACAGAGGGCTGACACTTGTCGAGCTTTTGGTGGCTCTCGTGATCATCATGCTGGTTTCCGCCATCGCTATAATCAACATCATCTCTACAATAGAAAAGGCTAGACAGAAAGCGACCATGTCCGACATGAGAACCATCTCGCGCGCTCTCGAAACGTACAACATCGATAATGGCTATTACCCCAGGAACGGCCTGAACATGGAAGAGCTACGGGAAGTCCTGGTCCCTTATTCTTCCAGCGTCCTTCCCGTCGAGGATGCCTGGCGCAATCCTTTTTCTTACTCTACTAACGTTGTCGATAGCTACACCCTGATAAGCTACGGGAAGGATGGGATCGATGGAGATGACATCTCTTACGAGACGAGGTTCGATTTCGATAAAGATATCGTCATGTACAACGGCACTTTCATGGCGCGCCCGGTTGAGTGA
- a CDS encoding prepilin-type N-terminal cleavage/methylation domain-containing protein, which produces MLRKKNKGFTLIELLIVVAIIGIIAAIAIPNLLNAINRGRQKRTMADMRSIATACDEYNIDNNRYVNLNAGGFADVTTLKNYLEPHYIRIIPEKDGWATYMQHAGGDTDAYTDYTLCSYGKDTTADGPVTPPQTTDFDADIYFIDGQFTQWPEGMQT; this is translated from the coding sequence ATGTTAAGAAAAAAGAATAAGGGCTTTACACTAATTGAGCTTCTCATCGTTGTAGCCATTATCGGTATTATTGCTGCCATTGCTATCCCGAACCTCTTGAACGCTATCAACAGGGGCAGGCAGAAGCGAACGATGGCTGACATGAGGTCGATTGCGACAGCCTGCGACGAGTACAACATCGACAACAACCGTTATGTCAACCTGAATGCCGGTGGCTTCGCGGATGTGACGACCCTCAAAAACTATCTGGAACCTCACTACATCAGGATCATTCCGGAGAAGGACGGATGGGCAACTTACATGCAGCATGCCGGCGGTGATACGGATGCATACACCGACTACACGCTCTGCAGCTACGGAAAAGACACAACTGCCGATGGTCCTGTAACCCCCCCACAGACCACGGATTTCGATGCTGACATCTATTTCATCGATGGACAGTTCACGCAGTGGCCAGAAGGGATGCAGACATAA
- a CDS encoding sulfatase-like hydrolase/transferase produces the protein MNKRSMIFSGLFLGLIMGVSLFIVESFFVMISGKRIPASYLSLTLLFDAGGGLISGLLAGCFSLIASTLFYMREEERGFDLLQASILFFLIFFFGFFFLHGRILMGTRFYESKGLLATLLLTILCLVLSLSFYFFCPLIRKRLFPVYPTGLLEMIFSGIIASGYLWLNEYKLAGARGTYRFSISMALLIVLSIVYLLANFVISRIMRRREIPLDRSALRFSRNAITLLLIGLSLLWFCTHIDAISCSSHEQEWKIGSGAGNSPINVIVVSIDTLRASNLSCYGYSRKTTPWIDQFAEDALLFTNAVSSSSWTLPAHASLFTGLIPYRHGAHYADRPPAAGEHYPLDDLDMTGVFPLPADATTVAEILKKHDYTNVAFVSNFAALSASLGMDQGFDIYMNRERTWVSFKPFFHRILATSLGDYGTIPDFISRTTKPFLSAKVISDEVIRWLERRRKEPFFLFLNYMEPHRPYLPYSPFNRKFLQEKIFSMKDPFWEVMGNHRALSEREKRYLLSQYDGEIAYADHHIGRLFQTLREMGLYEASLIVVLSDHGEMFGEHNLLDHTNSLYEEVLRIPLIVKYPFSKKTGILHSRVGIVDVMPEILSVLGKEIPRDLDGAPFETGNRNPLAELYINRYYFREFGERFGSILRAKYDQHFKLIISSSGRHELYQLIEDPLESKNLVYEYPDVKDRLLQQVEHYLMDKKPVMSHEWVDQETRDKLRSLGYLD, from the coding sequence ATGAACAAGAGGAGCATGATTTTTTCGGGACTTTTTCTCGGCTTGATTATGGGAGTTTCTCTCTTCATCGTTGAATCCTTCTTCGTCATGATCTCAGGGAAAAGGATCCCGGCTTCCTATCTTTCTCTCACGCTATTGTTCGATGCCGGGGGTGGCTTGATCTCCGGGCTTCTGGCAGGATGTTTTTCCCTTATAGCTTCCACTCTTTTTTACATGCGTGAGGAAGAGCGAGGATTCGATCTCCTGCAGGCTTCCATTTTGTTCTTTCTCATCTTTTTCTTCGGATTCTTCTTCCTCCATGGCAGAATCCTCATGGGAACCAGGTTCTACGAATCGAAGGGGCTCCTGGCGACCTTACTTCTTACGATCCTCTGCCTTGTCCTCTCCCTTTCGTTCTATTTTTTCTGCCCCCTGATAAGAAAGAGGCTTTTTCCTGTTTATCCTACCGGCCTCTTGGAGATGATCTTCTCCGGGATCATCGCTTCGGGCTACCTGTGGCTCAACGAATACAAATTAGCGGGTGCCAGGGGAACATATCGATTTTCCATCAGCATGGCCCTTCTCATAGTTCTCTCTATCGTTTATCTCCTTGCTAACTTCGTCATCTCAAGGATCATGAGAAGAAGGGAAATTCCCCTCGATCGATCCGCTTTGAGATTTTCTCGAAACGCCATCACCCTTCTCCTTATAGGGCTTTCCCTATTATGGTTCTGCACGCACATCGATGCCATTTCCTGTTCTTCTCATGAGCAAGAATGGAAGATAGGAAGCGGCGCAGGAAATAGCCCCATCAATGTCATAGTAGTCTCCATTGACACGCTCCGGGCGTCGAATCTCTCCTGCTACGGCTATTCCAGAAAAACGACCCCCTGGATCGATCAATTTGCAGAGGATGCTCTTCTCTTTACCAATGCCGTTTCAAGTTCCTCGTGGACGCTGCCCGCGCATGCATCCCTCTTCACAGGACTCATTCCTTACCGTCATGGGGCCCATTATGCAGATCGCCCTCCAGCCGCGGGTGAGCATTATCCCCTCGATGATCTTGACATGACGGGAGTCTTTCCTCTTCCTGCCGATGCGACGACTGTTGCCGAGATCTTGAAAAAGCATGATTACACCAATGTGGCTTTCGTCTCCAATTTTGCTGCCCTCTCCGCCTCGCTGGGGATGGACCAGGGTTTCGACATTTACATGAATCGGGAGAGAACGTGGGTCTCTTTCAAGCCATTCTTTCACAGGATTCTCGCTACGTCACTTGGAGATTATGGTACCATCCCCGATTTCATTAGCAGGACAACCAAGCCTTTCCTAAGCGCAAAGGTCATTTCCGACGAGGTGATCCGCTGGCTGGAGCGGAGAAGGAAGGAACCATTCTTTCTCTTCTTGAACTACATGGAGCCACACCGACCTTACCTTCCATACTCGCCGTTCAACAGAAAGTTCCTCCAGGAGAAAATCTTCTCCATGAAGGACCCCTTCTGGGAAGTCATGGGAAACCATCGGGCATTGAGCGAGAGAGAGAAAAGGTATCTCCTCTCGCAGTACGATGGAGAGATTGCATATGCCGATCATCACATCGGGCGGCTGTTCCAGACTCTGAGAGAAATGGGTCTCTATGAAGCATCTTTAATCGTCGTCCTATCCGACCACGGGGAGATGTTCGGAGAGCACAATCTTCTCGACCACACGAATAGTCTTTACGAAGAGGTTCTCCGGATACCGCTCATCGTCAAGTATCCTTTCTCTAAGAAAACCGGAATCTTGCATTCGAGGGTCGGAATCGTCGATGTCATGCCTGAAATCCTTAGCGTCCTCGGGAAAGAGATCCCGCGCGACCTGGACGGGGCTCCCTTCGAGACTGGAAACAGAAACCCGCTGGCGGAACTCTACATAAATCGGTATTACTTCAGAGAATTCGGGGAAAGGTTCGGTAGCATCTTGAGGGCCAAATACGATCAACACTTCAAATTGATCATCAGCTCCTCGGGTCGCCATGAGCTTTATCAGCTTATAGAAGACCCGCTGGAATCTAAGAATCTGGTCTATGAATATCCTGATGTGAAAGATCGGCTCCTGCAGCAGGTCGAACATTACCTGATGGATAAAAAGCCTGTCATGAGCCACGAATGGGTGGATCAGGAAACGAGAGATAAGCTCAGATCGCTCGGATACCTCGATTAA
- a CDS encoding sigma-54 dependent transcriptional regulator, whose product MSPNKNKILIVEDEKSMRDMLFLLLKKEYEVDVAPTGEEAKKLLTEKLYDLILTDISLPGISGIEVLRASKDALPETSVIMITAYASTESAIEALKLGASDYIVKPFNVDEIKIIIKNELDKRRLAKENVYLKEQLKKKSDLGEIVGRSPKMMEILSLIYKIADTNTTITISGESGTGKEAIARTIHYNSSRKDSPFVSINCGALPEGILESELFGHMKGAFTGATMTKRGLFEVANGGTLFLDEIGETSLGMQVKLLRVLQDKKIRRVGGTEEIDVDVRIIAATNQNLERLVQERRFREDLYYRINVIEIKMPPLREKREDIPILADHFLKKFTQALHKSISGFDPDAMEALESYHWPGNVRELENAIERAVTLEILNKIRVESLPADVRTGKSKFQPQEVLAGDPSLSQASPPQGTELFEFHGASWGKGFNLEEEIEKLRKRYLEDALERCGGVQSKAARMLGMSFRSFRYFAKKYDISGRSNSTASEETGKESGGNG is encoded by the coding sequence ATGAGCCCTAACAAGAACAAGATCCTCATCGTAGAAGACGAGAAGAGCATGAGGGACATGCTCTTCCTGCTCTTGAAGAAGGAGTATGAAGTCGATGTAGCGCCCACAGGGGAGGAAGCAAAAAAACTACTCACCGAAAAACTGTACGATCTCATCCTGACTGATATCTCCCTTCCCGGGATCAGCGGGATCGAAGTGCTGCGAGCCTCCAAGGACGCACTGCCGGAAACATCCGTCATCATGATCACAGCCTATGCCTCGACGGAGTCCGCAATCGAAGCTCTAAAGCTCGGTGCCTCGGACTACATTGTCAAGCCGTTCAACGTGGATGAGATCAAGATCATAATCAAGAACGAGCTGGACAAGAGGAGACTCGCCAAGGAGAATGTATACCTCAAGGAGCAGCTCAAGAAGAAGAGCGATCTCGGCGAGATAGTCGGGAGAAGTCCGAAGATGATGGAGATCCTCTCCCTCATCTACAAGATCGCCGACACGAACACGACAATCACCATCTCGGGAGAGAGCGGGACAGGTAAGGAGGCTATCGCGAGGACGATCCATTACAACAGCTCTAGAAAGGATTCTCCCTTCGTCTCAATCAACTGCGGCGCTCTTCCCGAAGGGATCCTTGAGAGTGAGCTGTTCGGGCATATGAAGGGAGCCTTTACAGGGGCAACGATGACCAAGAGGGGGCTCTTTGAGGTCGCCAACGGTGGTACCCTCTTCCTGGATGAGATCGGTGAGACCTCGCTGGGGATGCAGGTGAAGCTCCTGAGAGTACTTCAAGATAAGAAGATAAGAAGAGTGGGTGGCACGGAAGAGATCGATGTCGATGTACGGATCATCGCAGCCACCAATCAGAATCTGGAACGGCTTGTCCAGGAGAGGAGGTTCCGGGAAGATCTCTATTACCGGATCAACGTCATAGAGATCAAGATGCCTCCTCTCAGGGAGAAGAGGGAGGACATTCCCATTCTCGCCGATCATTTCCTGAAGAAGTTCACCCAGGCGCTTCACAAGAGCATTTCTGGTTTCGATCCTGACGCGATGGAAGCCCTGGAATCCTACCACTGGCCCGGGAATGTCAGGGAGCTCGAAAATGCCATCGAGAGAGCGGTCACACTGGAGATCTTGAACAAGATAAGAGTAGAAAGCCTTCCGGCCGACGTTAGAACGGGCAAGTCTAAATTCCAACCACAGGAAGTATTAGCGGGTGATCCGTCCCTTTCTCAAGCTTCCCCTCCCCAGGGTACCGAGCTATTTGAGTTTCATGGAGCCTCATGGGGGAAAGGATTCAATCTGGAAGAAGAGATCGAGAAGCTGAGGAAAAGGTATCTCGAGGATGCTCTGGAGAGGTGCGGGGGAGTCCAATCCAAAGCGGCGAGGATGCTTGGCATGAGTTTTAGATCCTTCAGATATTTTGCCAAGAAGTACGATATTTCAGGGCGGAGTAATTCCACGGCATCAGAGGAGACCGGGAAAGAAAGCGGAGGAAATGGCTAG
- a CDS encoding ATP-binding protein: MMRKEIQRQIKWLMVFRVVVITTLLISSFIIELLYSPSRALEPLYFLSAFTYFLVIAYGFLYPSLKEKESFVYIQGIGDTLVITGFVYITGGLDSPMSFLYILPIITASIMLYRKGAFIVATACFFFYLLLIGFLIYDIVPFYSTSYVQVMEVTKQKLYYALSVNFIGLFVVAYLSSYLSERLRITGKELEEKQDDLDELKAIHEKILESIGTGLITTDLMGKIIFMNRGGAEITGIDPLKSIGRSVKDLFDLNESFLWKIRSILEEEKRFRFERSFRRAQGGERYLGFAVSRLRNGGGRSLGLVFIFQDLTEIIAMEKEMRLKERMAALGEMAAGMAHELRNPLASISGSVQILKNELDLNGENLDLMDIILMESERLEKTIRDFLMFAKPGKFSPERADVVLIIEESVRLLKNSKEFGRKHSVVTEFSSPEIISYIDVNRMKQVFWNLATNSLKAMPNGGTLTIKVDGSHRNALTIVFSDSGIGMDKREAESYFQPFEGTFKEGTGLGAAIVYKIIQEHGGRIDVKSRIGEGTTVKIVIPRKSDELNQITEFLKAQTGRTR, encoded by the coding sequence ATGATGAGGAAGGAAATACAGAGGCAGATTAAGTGGTTGATGGTCTTCCGCGTCGTCGTAATCACGACCCTGTTGATCTCCTCCTTCATCATCGAACTTCTGTATAGCCCTTCACGGGCTCTGGAACCGCTCTACTTTCTCTCCGCCTTCACCTACTTCCTCGTAATCGCATACGGGTTCCTCTACCCGAGCCTGAAAGAGAAGGAATCGTTTGTCTACATTCAGGGGATTGGAGATACCCTGGTCATTACCGGATTTGTCTACATCACGGGCGGACTGGACAGCCCTATGTCATTCCTTTACATACTTCCCATCATCACGGCCTCAATCATGCTTTACAGGAAGGGGGCATTTATCGTTGCCACGGCATGCTTCTTCTTCTATCTCCTTCTCATAGGCTTTCTAATCTATGACATAGTCCCCTTTTACTCCACAAGTTATGTTCAGGTGATGGAGGTAACCAAGCAGAAACTCTACTACGCGCTTTCCGTGAATTTCATCGGGCTCTTCGTAGTGGCTTATCTCAGCTCCTATCTATCAGAGAGGCTCAGGATCACGGGGAAGGAACTCGAGGAAAAACAGGATGACCTGGACGAGCTCAAGGCGATCCACGAAAAGATCCTTGAGAGCATCGGCACCGGTCTCATCACGACGGATCTGATGGGAAAGATCATTTTCATGAACCGAGGGGGAGCGGAGATCACAGGGATTGACCCGCTGAAGAGCATCGGCAGGAGTGTGAAAGACCTCTTCGACCTTAATGAATCTTTCCTCTGGAAGATCAGGAGCATTCTGGAGGAGGAAAAGAGATTCCGATTCGAACGATCATTCCGGAGAGCCCAGGGCGGCGAACGGTATCTCGGGTTCGCCGTATCGCGTCTAAGAAACGGAGGGGGAAGAAGTCTCGGTCTCGTCTTCATCTTCCAAGATCTGACGGAGATCATTGCCATGGAGAAGGAGATGAGGCTCAAGGAGAGAATGGCAGCCCTGGGGGAGATGGCTGCCGGAATGGCACATGAGTTGAGGAATCCTCTTGCGTCCATCAGCGGGTCAGTGCAGATCCTCAAGAACGAACTCGATCTCAATGGGGAGAATCTCGATCTGATGGATATCATTCTCATGGAATCCGAGAGGCTGGAGAAGACGATCCGGGATTTCTTGATGTTCGCCAAGCCGGGGAAATTCTCTCCCGAGCGGGCGGATGTAGTTTTGATCATCGAGGAATCGGTCCGCCTTCTGAAGAACAGTAAGGAGTTTGGGAGGAAGCACAGCGTTGTGACCGAGTTTTCGAGCCCTGAGATCATCTCATACATCGATGTCAACAGAATGAAACAGGTATTCTGGAACCTGGCGACAAATTCTCTCAAAGCGATGCCCAACGGGGGAACTCTGACCATAAAAGTGGATGGAAGCCACAGGAACGCGCTCACGATCGTTTTTTCCGATAGCGGTATCGGGATGGATAAGAGGGAGGCGGAGAGCTATTTTCAACCTTTCGAGGGGACCTTCAAGGAGGGAACGGGATTGGGCGCCGCCATCGTTTACAAAATTATTCAGGAACATGGTGGAAGGATTGACGTTAAGAGCCGCATCGGGGAGGGGACTACTGTGAAGATCGTCATCCCCAGAAAGTCGGATGAGCTGAACCAGATCACAGAGTTCCTTAAAGCTCAAACAGGCAGAACAAGATGA